A genomic segment from Tessaracoccus defluvii encodes:
- the serC gene encoding phosphoserine transaminase has translation MAVQIQIPTDLLPVDGRFGSGPAKVRPEALDYLAMRGDLMGTSHRQAPVRGLVRAVQESLAELYRIPEGYEVVLGNGGSTLFWDLAVSSLIERRSAHGVFGEFSRKFASAAGRAPHLEAPAVSEAPAGSVALPEAGDADVYAWAQNETSTGAAAPVRRIGDGLVLIDATSAAGGMDADIAETDVYYFAPQKNFSSDGGLWLAFASPAAIERAERIKASGRWIPETLDFTVAVKNSRLNQTLNTPALATLLLLEDQLGWMLELGGMEAVAARCAESTSTLYAWAESRDFASPFVADPAFRSPVVATIDLADEIDAKAVIAALRMNGIVDVDPYRALNRNQLRVGCYASVDPADVEALVGCLDYVIGALA, from the coding sequence GTGGCCGTGCAGATCCAGATCCCCACCGACCTCCTCCCCGTCGACGGCCGCTTCGGCTCCGGCCCCGCCAAGGTGCGCCCCGAGGCGCTCGACTACCTGGCGATGCGCGGCGACCTCATGGGCACCTCGCACCGGCAGGCACCGGTCCGCGGCCTCGTGCGCGCGGTGCAGGAGTCCCTGGCGGAGCTGTACCGGATCCCCGAGGGCTACGAGGTGGTCCTCGGCAACGGCGGCTCCACCCTGTTCTGGGACCTGGCCGTCTCCTCGCTGATCGAGCGCCGCTCGGCGCACGGAGTGTTCGGCGAGTTCTCCCGCAAGTTCGCCTCGGCCGCCGGGCGGGCCCCGCACCTCGAGGCGCCCGCGGTGTCCGAGGCGCCCGCCGGTTCGGTCGCGCTGCCCGAGGCGGGCGACGCGGACGTGTACGCCTGGGCGCAGAACGAGACGTCGACGGGTGCCGCGGCGCCGGTCCGCCGGATCGGCGACGGCCTGGTGCTGATCGACGCCACGTCGGCGGCGGGCGGCATGGACGCCGACATCGCCGAGACGGACGTCTACTACTTCGCCCCACAGAAGAACTTCTCCTCCGACGGCGGGCTGTGGCTGGCGTTCGCCTCGCCGGCAGCCATCGAACGGGCGGAGCGGATCAAGGCGTCGGGCCGGTGGATCCCGGAAACGCTGGACTTCACGGTCGCCGTCAAGAACTCGCGCCTGAACCAGACGCTGAACACGCCTGCCCTGGCGACGCTGCTGCTGCTGGAGGACCAGCTGGGCTGGATGTTGGAGCTGGGCGGCATGGAGGCCGTGGCTGCGCGCTGCGCCGAGTCGACGTCGACGCTGTACGCGTGGGCCGAGTCGCGCGACTTCGCGTCGCCGTTCGTCGCCGATCCGGCGTTCCGCTCCCCCGTGGTGGCGACGATCGACCTGGCCGACGAGATCGATGCCAAGGCCGTAATCGCGGCGCTGCGGATGAACGGGATCGTCGACGTCGACCCGTACCGGGCGCTGAACCGCAACCAGCTGCGGGTGGGCTGCTACGCGTCGGTCGACCCGGCTGATGTGGAGGCGCTGGTCGGCTGCCTCGACTACGTGATCGGGGCCCTGGCCTGA